The following is a genomic window from Flavobacterium crassostreae.
ACTTTTTTAATCTCTCCGTGAGGGATGTGGTGTACTGTTCCGTCTAGATCCCGCAAAGTTGTTTTTCTTAGACTAATGTCTTGAACGGTTCCGCTGGCATTGTCAAAACTAACGATGTCTCCTATGCGGTATTGGTTTTCTAGAATGATAAACAAACCACTAATAATGTCTCGGATGAGGTACTGGCCTCCAAAACCAAATGCAAGCCCCACGATACCCGCAGCGGCTAATATAGGAGCAATTTCGATCCCAAATTCTTGCAGCACCATTAAGCTAGTAACTAGTAGTATAGCTATTTTGGAAGTAGTTGTAAATATTTGGATTAGGGTTTCTTCTCTTTTTTCTTCTGCCTCTGGAGAGGCGTTTTTGTCTGGTCTTACGGCAATTTTGACTGCTTTTTGGATAAACCCAATCCCTATTTTGTTGAGTATTAGTGCAGCTATTATAATAAAGATAACCTTAATTCCATTGGTTAAAAACCAATCGAGTAGTAGGGCGCCATATTTTTCGAGATATTTTTCAAAAAAGTTTTTCATGGAATAAAAATTTAGAATGCTATTATATGCAAAAAGCCCTAAAAATCAGGAGATTTTTGGGACTTTTGGCTTTAATAAAAATAGAAATTGAATTTAATTTATAATTAAATGTCGTCAAAGCTTATGTCTGTAAAACTAGAAAGGTTAGGTACTGGTTCTTCCAAAGCTACTTTTTCAGTATGGTATTCTTTTTTAAAATCTTTTTGATGTCTCTCAGAGATTACCTCTTCGCCTTTGTGGTTTAAAACATACGTGGTTAAATCCTGCAACATTTCAGAAAAAGCAGCAAAATCTTCTTTGTAGAGGTAAATTTTGTGTTTCTTGAAATGGAAAGAGCCGTCTTCTTCTGTAAATTTTTTGCTTTCCGTAATCGTAATGTAGTAGTCGTCCGCTTTTGTTGCTCTTACATCAAAGAAATAGGTTCTTCTTCCAGCACGTAAAACTTTAGAAAAAATTTCTTCTTTTTCTAACATGTCATTTTCTCTCATAATCCGTTCTCTCAATTAATGGTTGTTAAATAGTAATCAAAAATCCTAAAAAATTATCTATTAAACAACAATTAAAGCAATTCTTTTTCGGAAAGTTGTTTTAAATATAAGGAGGCATAATAGCCTTCTTGATTTAGTAATTGATTATGAGTTCCTTGTTGGATTATTTTGCCGTCTTCGAGAATGATTATTTTGTCGGCGTTTTTTGCCGAAGATATACGATGGCTTACAATTACGGTTGTTTTGTTTTTGCAAACCTCAAATAAGTGGTTTAAGATGCTTTCTTCTGTTTCGGTATCTACGGCAGAGAGGCAATCATCCAGAAGCAAAATAGGAGGGTTTTTGATTAGTGCTCTAGCTATAGAGACCCGTTGTTTTTGTCCTCCCGAAAGAGTAATACCTCTCTCGCCCAATATGGTGTCGTATTGTTTTTGAAACCCCATTATGTTATCGTGTACCACTGCATTTTTGGCAGCAGCCACCACCTCTTGGTCTGTTGCATTTTCTTTACCAAATTTGATGTTATTTTTTATAGAATCCGAAAAAAGAAAAGCGTCTTGTGGTACTATCCCGATACTGTTTCTTAAATCATACAAATTTAAGGTATTTATGGCTTTTTGGTCAATTAGGATCGTACCGCTACTCACGTCATACAAACGGGATATTAAGGACAGAATGGTTGATTTTCCAGAGCCGGTTTTTCCTAAAATAGCGAGTGTTTCGCCTTTGTTTACCGTAAAAGAAATGTTTTTTAGGGCTTGGATATTGGTATCTTTGTAGGTATAGCTTACGTTTTCAAAAGCAATGGCACCCGCAATAAGGGATTGGTTTGGGTTGTTGTTTTGTATCTCGGGTTCTATTTTTAAAAATTCATTCAGACGTTTTTGAGAAGCCTCAGCCTCTTGCACCATTGAAGAAACCCATCCCAAAGAAGCCACTGGCCAGGTGAGCATGTTGACATAAAGTATAAATTCGGCAATGGTACCAATGCTTTTGATGGTGCCATCCATATACATCAAACCACCAAAATAAATAACCACTAAATTACTAATCCCAATCAAAGCCAGCATCAATGGCCCAAAAAGAGATTGCATTTTGGCTAGATTTAAACTCTTGTTTTTGCTCTCAATAGCCAGATTAGCCATAGTGTCTTGGTGCTTTTTTTCTAACGAATAAGCTTTGATGACCCGAATCCCTGAAAAAATCTCCTGGGAGAAACTAGAAACTTTAGAGAGGTATTGTTGGAATATAGTGCTCCGTTTATTGATCTCGGTGCTTAGCTTAAAAATTCCAAAAGATAATAACGGCAAAGGCAGTAAGGTGTATGCCGTCAAACGGGGCGAAACATTGTACATATAAATAATAACAATTGCAAAACGAATGATCGTATTGATGCTGTACATAACCGCCGGACCTACATACATACGCACTTTAGAGACATCTTCGCTAATGCGATTCATTAGATCTCCAGTACGATTTTGTTTATAAAAATTTTGACTCAAATTTTCATACTGTCTAAAAACTTCGTTTTTTAAATCAAATTCAATATATCGGGACATTACTATTAGGGTTTGTCGCATCAAGAAAGTCAAAAAACCAGCAATAATTGTAGTGGCAATAATCAATAAAACATTGGATACCAGTGCATCTTTAATCCACCCTGAAGCCGCTGTTTTATCTTTAGAAAAAACCTCAATAGCCTTAAAGGATTGGCTAATTAATTTTGGGGTAAAAAGCATAAATAT
Proteins encoded in this region:
- a CDS encoding ABC transporter ATP-binding protein — its product is MKELSYLNKYFIKYKYRFLLGILFTVIAQIFMLFTPKLISQSFKAIEVFSKDKTAASGWIKDALVSNVLLIIATTIIAGFLTFLMRQTLIVMSRYIEFDLKNEVFRQYENLSQNFYKQNRTGDLMNRISEDVSKVRMYVGPAVMYSINTIIRFAIVIIYMYNVSPRLTAYTLLPLPLLSFGIFKLSTEINKRSTIFQQYLSKVSSFSQEIFSGIRVIKAYSLEKKHQDTMANLAIESKNKSLNLAKMQSLFGPLMLALIGISNLVVIYFGGLMYMDGTIKSIGTIAEFILYVNMLTWPVASLGWVSSMVQEAEASQKRLNEFLKIEPEIQNNNPNQSLIAGAIAFENVSYTYKDTNIQALKNISFTVNKGETLAILGKTGSGKSTILSLISRLYDVSSGTILIDQKAINTLNLYDLRNSIGIVPQDAFLFSDSIKNNIKFGKENATDQEVVAAAKNAVVHDNIMGFQKQYDTILGERGITLSGGQKQRVSIARALIKNPPILLLDDCLSAVDTETEESILNHLFEVCKNKTTVIVSHRISSAKNADKIIILEDGKIIQQGTHNQLLNQEGYYASLYLKQLSEKELL
- a CDS encoding mechanosensitive ion channel family protein, which produces MKNFFEKYLEKYGALLLDWFLTNGIKVIFIIIAALILNKIGIGFIQKAVKIAVRPDKNASPEAEEKREETLIQIFTTTSKIAILLVTSLMVLQEFGIEIAPILAAAGIVGLAFGFGGQYLIRDIISGLFIILENQYRIGDIVSFDNASGTVQDISLRKTTLRDLDGTVHHIPHGEIKKVSNLSKDFSRINIDMGVSYNTNLEHVIRVINQVGNTLAEDALWKETIIAAPQFLRVNDFADSAIMLKILGETLPSKQWEVAGELRKRLKVAFDEEGIEIPFPQIVLHHLRENTTELEKDPSTI
- a CDS encoding PUR family DNA/RNA-binding protein; the protein is MRENDMLEKEEIFSKVLRAGRRTYFFDVRATKADDYYITITESKKFTEEDGSFHFKKHKIYLYKEDFAAFSEMLQDLTTYVLNHKGEEVISERHQKDFKKEYHTEKVALEEPVPNLSSFTDISFDDI